One segment of Pyricularia oryzae 70-15 chromosome 3, whole genome shotgun sequence DNA contains the following:
- a CDS encoding glycine cleavage system H protein codes for MASIARCLRAARPAGVSILAKTPRPAPAVGKMNVVRPFSVTAINPIRKYTKDHEWIDLSADKKTGVIGISEYAAEALGDVVYVELPDIGKDISKGDAIGAVESVKSAADINSPISCKVTQVNNVLEEAPGTINKVPEDDSHGGGWIAKVEVGEQGVKELDELMDAEAYKAFTAAEGDH; via the exons ATGGCTTCAATTGCACGCTGCCTGAGGGCTGCCAGGCCTGCAGGAGTTTCAATCCTCGCCAAGACCCCGCGACCGGCGCCGGCCGTCGGCAAAATGAATGTGGTTCGGCCGTTTTCGGTCACTGCCATAA ACCCGATCCGCAAGTACACCAAAGACCACGAATGGATTGACCTCAGCGCCGACAAGAAGACTGGCGTCATCGGTATCTCTGAGTATGCGGCCGAAGCCCTGGGCGACGTCGTATACGTCGAGCTGCCCGACATAGGCAAGGATATTTCCAAGGGCGATGCCATTGGCGCCGTCGAGTCTGTCAAGTCGGCTGCCGACATCAACTCCCCCATCTCGTGCAAAGTCACACAGGTCAACAACGTTCTCGAGGAGGCGCCCGGCACCATCAACAAGGTCCCCGAGGATGATTCCCACGGCGGTGGCTGGATTGCCAAGGTCGAGGTTGGCGAGCAGGGCGTCAAGGAGCTGGATGAGCTTATGGATGCCGAGGCCTACAAGGCTTTCACTGCTGCCGAGGGCGACCACTAA